One genomic window of Lytechinus variegatus isolate NC3 chromosome 1, Lvar_3.0, whole genome shotgun sequence includes the following:
- the LOC121409633 gene encoding tenascin-R-like yields MARFLSIYFVLLMVSYRDATDGETVPFAPENVRILDEYTTLSSLRVAWDHPTPSPSVEHFYQIRYRTVLSASASMDVGSDATTSTISGLETNTLYVINVLSAVDDEDGYIQFSTILAESTLYGRTGGAQPGDIFLRKLTSDSLECEFEPLQSNVIHYLNFTVGDRSNPSVRSVNDPHSTWAIYGLTPGETYRMVLGVDGMTGQEKWVTTIPLPPENVRVVSYTPTTLTIAWDPPAQGTGDSPPIVHSYQVEVFPTDIIVKVNSTVTEVTIEDLHSGSSYGISVKSLAGVNEAGNEVKKHRICHLGGN; encoded by the exons GATGCTACGGATGGAGAAACAG TACCCTTTGCTCCAGAGAACGTCAGAATTCTGGATGAATACACCACATTGTCCTCACTTCGGGTTGCCTGGGATCACCCGACACCTTCACCTTCCGTGGAGCACTTCTATCAAATCCGATACCGCACGGTGCTCTCAGCAAGCGCGTCAATGGATGTCGGAAGTGATGCAACCACCTCGACGATTTCAGGACTCGAAACGAATACTCTGTACGTGATTAATGTTTTATCAGCAGTTGATGACGAGGATGGTTACATACAATTTAGTACAATTCTGGCTGAGAGCACTCTGTATGGCAGAACTG GTGGTGCGCAGCCTGGGGACATCTTCTTGCGGAAACTGACCAGTGACTCTTTGGAGTGTGAATTCGAGCCTCTGCAAAGCAACGTTATCCATTACCTGAACTTTACAGTCGGTGACAGATCAAATCCTAGCGTCCGCTCCGTTAATGATCCTCATTCGACTTGGGCCATTTATGGTCTCACACCTGGTGAAACTTACAGAATGGTGCTCGGAGTAGATGGAATGACCGGACAAGAAAAATGGGTCACCACAA tTCCCCTTCCTCCAGAAAATGTTAGGGTAGTGAGCTACACACCAACCACGCTGACCATAGCATGGGATCCACCTGCACAAGGGACTGGCGATTCCCCACCAATTGTCCACTCGTATCAG GTTGAAGTCTTCCCAACCGATATCATAGTAAAAGTCAACAGTACCGTTACCGAGGTCACAATCGAAGATCTGCATTCAGGCTCTTCGTATGGAATAAGTGTAAAGTCACTCGCTGGTGTCAACGAAGCCGGAAACGAAGTTAAAAAGCATCGGATCTGTCATCTTGGGGGAAACTG A